The sequence TGTCTTAAAAGGGGGCTGGCAGTGAGGCTGGTCACACATTGTATACCTTGGTTACTGCCCCTGTTGCCACAGTAGCACTGTTGGATGCTGATGCTGATGTTGCTGAAGGCCTCTCCCTCCTGACATATCTAGGCTTGCGAACTGcagacaatttaaaaaaatgagtataaaaaaatatattcattgtATATACTAAACAGAACATACTGCTTTTACAACAAATTGTTATTAAGCTGATATTACCGACAGATGTTTTGCCAATGAAATTTAGCACAGTTGGTTGGAACTAGGATACACAACCTCTTTAGAATTAAATCCAAAATACAGACTAAGTAGTTAAAATGTCCTATACCTGAAGATGTAGCTTCAGGAATCATGACAGCCTTGGAAGAAAAATGAACAAGTTAGTAGGTCGGTATCCATTTTTAAGAtacagttatatttaaaaagaaagtaGTGTTTGTCTTGGATAACATCAAAAACGGTGTGGGTTATCTTACCGTCTCACTTGGTTGGAATATAAAAGCTGATAAAGGAAAATTGCACAATTTAcaaacctaataataataataataataaaatattcaaCACAGTTGGGTAAACAAGGTCAACCAAACTATGAAACTTAATCCAAACCTAAAAGCTGTTACTAACAAATCAGttcttttgtcaaaaaaaaaaagcatagaaAACAGATTTACAAATTTTTTTATACCCTTATTTCGCCTATAGAAGACACCAGGGAGGCGGTTGGAACGCTTAAGGTAAAAGAAAGATGCAACCGAGAGGATGAGGCCCAGGCTGATCAGAAGAGTTCCCAGAAGGACAGAAGCCGCTACACCTGGACCACCTGCCATAACAGATGAACAAAAGATGAAATTATAGTGAGCCATATGACATGCAGGAAAAAAAGTATGTATATTGTGCTACAAATGAACAAATCGTAAATTGTGGCCACAATTTACTAAAACGAGAGAACGAATTCTTAATTTGTGGCAATGATATATATTAATTTGATataagttctcccacttagaaattaTGGAGGGGTCTGATATTATcattgtaggtgcatgtccactgtgagacacataatctaaaaaaaaatccagaaatcacaatatatgattttttgtaactatttatttgtatgatacagctgcaaataagtatttgaacacctctctatcagctagaattatGACcctcaaatacttattttcctctctctctctctctttctctttctctctctctttctctctctctctctctctctatatatatatacacacacacacacacacacacacaaattatgtTTAAAAGCACTTTTATAGGCGAGTTGTTAACATAACTATTACTAAATGTTAACTTACCAATCATGTTGTTTAACATAAATGTTCCTGGAAAGTGACTAGTCCTTGCTAGAGGGAGAGTAGAAAACAATAACGaagtaaataaaaaagataaacaacaatataataaaaaaaagagcacaAGTAGTTAAACAACTCCTAGAGTCAAATGATTCCCAAATTGTAGCTTA is a genomic window of Pseudorasbora parva isolate DD20220531a chromosome 12, ASM2467924v1, whole genome shotgun sequence containing:
- the c12h1orf159 gene encoding uncharacterized protein C1orf159 homolog isoform X1, with product MSRVYYIISAALFVLEIPETKALLENSNDCCERIKRMNETCANISLCDPGLLQVQENSTTFCVSCDSADQGNLTSFNNTRTSHFPGTFMLNNMIGGPGVAASVLLGTLLISLGLILSVASFFYLKRSNRLPGVFYRRNKAFIFQPSETAVMIPEATSSVRKPRYVRRERPSATSASASNSATVATGAVTKVYNV
- the c12h1orf159 gene encoding uncharacterized protein C1orf159 homolog isoform X2, giving the protein MPSFKALLENSNDCCERIKRMNETCANISLCDPGLLQVQENSTTFCVSCDSADQGNLTSFNNTRTSHFPGTFMLNNMIGGPGVAASVLLGTLLISLGLILSVASFFYLKRSNRLPGVFYRRNKAFIFQPSETAVMIPEATSSVRKPRYVRRERPSATSASASNSATVATGAVTKVYNV
- the c12h1orf159 gene encoding uncharacterized protein C1orf159 homolog isoform X3 translates to MNETCANISLCDPGLLQVQENSTTFCVSCDSADQGNLTSFNNTRTSHFPGTFMLNNMIGGPGVAASVLLGTLLISLGLILSVASFFYLKRSNRLPGVFYRRNKAFIFQPSETAVMIPEATSSVRKPRYVRRERPSATSASASNSATVATGAVTKVYNV